A single window of Paenibacillus sp. FSL H8-0537 DNA harbors:
- a CDS encoding lysine biosynthesis protein LysW gives MADVSCVVCKSEISVESDVISGEIVECSSCGQEHEVHAVNNSISVALAPEIEETWGE, from the coding sequence ATGGCAGACGTTAGCTGTGTCGTATGCAAATCGGAAATTAGCGTGGAGTCGGATGTTATAAGTGGGGAAATCGTAGAGTGCTCGTCATGCGGACAAGAGCATGAGGTGCATGCTGTAAATAATAGCATTTCAGTAGCATTAGCTCCCGAGATTGAAGAAACTTGGGGCGAGTAG
- the ccpA gene encoding catabolite control protein A produces MTVTIYDVAREAGVSMATVSRVVNNNPNVKPATRKKVYEAIERLGYRPNAVARGLASKKTTTVGVVIPDISNAIFAEVARGIEDIANMYHYNIILCNADKKKDKEIRVINTLLEKQVDGLLFMGGAVTEEHMQAFKTTNVPIVLCATTDENGEIPSVDINHEEAAFDAVNKLLEQGHRRIAMISGTLQDPANGYARFQGYKRALETAGIAYDDTLVRIGNYRYESGIDAMKYFIELDERPTAVFSATDEMAIGAIHMIQDSGLSVPGDISVISVDNSRMASMVRPQLTAVAQPMYDIGAVSMRLLTKLMNKENVDHSKVILPHEVIVRQSVGGV; encoded by the coding sequence TTGACGGTAACCATTTATGATGTAGCAAGAGAAGCAGGAGTATCTATGGCTACGGTTTCCCGGGTTGTCAATAACAATCCAAATGTGAAACCCGCAACCCGCAAGAAGGTTTACGAGGCCATTGAGCGTCTGGGATACCGTCCTAATGCGGTAGCTAGGGGTCTTGCAAGCAAGAAAACAACGACAGTTGGTGTCGTAATCCCTGATATTTCCAACGCTATTTTTGCTGAAGTGGCACGGGGTATTGAAGACATTGCGAATATGTATCACTATAATATTATTTTGTGTAATGCGGATAAGAAGAAGGATAAAGAAATCCGCGTTATTAACACGCTGCTGGAGAAGCAGGTTGACGGTTTGCTCTTTATGGGCGGTGCTGTAACGGAAGAGCATATGCAGGCGTTCAAAACAACGAATGTCCCAATCGTATTATGTGCAACTACGGATGAGAACGGTGAAATTCCTTCCGTTGATATTAATCATGAGGAAGCAGCTTTTGATGCGGTCAACAAATTGCTGGAGCAAGGCCACCGTCGGATTGCGATGATCAGTGGCACATTGCAGGACCCTGCGAATGGTTATGCTCGTTTCCAAGGTTACAAGCGGGCGCTTGAGACAGCTGGCATTGCTTATGATGACACGCTTGTTCGTATCGGAAACTATCGTTATGAATCCGGTATCGATGCTATGAAATATTTTATTGAGCTTGACGAGCGTCCGACTGCGGTATTCTCGGCAACAGATGAAATGGCCATTGGTGCCATTCATATGATTCAAGACTCCGGTCTGAGCGTGCCAGGCGACATTTCCGTTATTAGCGTAGATAACAGCCGTATGGCTTCGATGGTTCGTCCGCAATTGACAGCCGTTGCCCAGCCTATGTACGATATCGGAGCGGTATCGATGCGTCTGCTCACGAAGCTGATGAATAAAGAAAATGTGGATCACTCCAAAGTTATTTTGCCGCATGAAGTGATTGTGCGCCAGTCTGTTGGAGGGGTATAG
- a CDS encoding 5'-methylthioadenosine/adenosylhomocysteine nucleosidase, which translates to MTFNKIGIIGAMVEEIELLGQHVQVTKETVKAGITYYEGQFHGKTIIYCKSGVGKVNAAVCTQILIDLGADCVLFTGVAGAVDPSLNIGDIVVSTSCVQHDMDCSPLGFARGEIPFHARSEFVADERLVQLAVDSSNRLFEGRSLKGIVLSGDQFIASRETVALLRETMNGACAEMEGASVAHVCDMNEVPFVVIRSMSDKADGSAHVNFPEFTVKAANNSYAIIDDMLRHM; encoded by the coding sequence ATGACTTTTAACAAAATAGGCATCATTGGGGCGATGGTTGAAGAGATTGAGCTTCTCGGTCAGCACGTCCAAGTAACCAAGGAAACGGTGAAGGCGGGCATTACTTATTACGAAGGCCAGTTTCATGGCAAGACCATTATTTATTGCAAATCCGGTGTTGGCAAAGTCAATGCTGCTGTATGTACACAAATTTTAATTGATTTGGGTGCGGATTGCGTGCTGTTTACCGGTGTAGCCGGAGCCGTTGATCCAAGTCTGAATATTGGTGATATTGTCGTGTCCACAAGCTGTGTTCAGCATGATATGGATTGCTCGCCGCTAGGCTTCGCACGCGGTGAAATTCCATTCCATGCGCGTTCGGAATTTGTGGCGGATGAGCGTCTGGTTCAGCTGGCAGTTGATTCGAGCAATCGCTTGTTTGAGGGACGCAGCTTGAAAGGCATCGTGTTATCTGGCGACCAATTTATTGCGAGCCGCGAGACGGTTGCGCTGCTGCGTGAAACGATGAACGGTGCTTGTGCGGAAATGGAAGGCGCATCAGTAGCCCATGTATGCGATATGAATGAGGTACCCTTCGTGGTCATCCGCTCCATGTCGGACAAGGCTGACGGGTCTGCTCATGTCAATTTCCCAGAATTCACGGTGAAGGCAGCCAATAACTCCTACGCAATTATTGACGACATGCTTCGACATATGTAG
- the ptsP gene encoding phosphoenolpyruvate--protein phosphotransferase, with protein sequence MIQGIGASAGIAIGKSFVLPSWEWELPEQRIDVADFAREFERVYEGIRTSKFEIEQMKDELREVVGPSETHIFDAHLAILDDPVFMNEIQGIISRQYKAAEVAVKEAIDHFVTMFDLLDDEYMKERALDIKDVGNRLLKHLLGVPEIKLPSNTKPFILVAKELSPSQLAHINPQNVLGIVTLAGSTTSHSAIMARALGVPLVVGVEAKLEEPIQTGQMIVLDGGDGVMYVQPAQEIVALYSAKQRQQQEAKTRLRDIVDHKPITPDGKRLELAANISSFKELEIALSSGAHGVGLFRTEFLYMDRNRFPLEEEQFDVYRSVAEKLEGKTVIIRTLDIGGDKQLDYFNIAEEDNPFLGYRAIRISLDRKDLFKVQLRAILRASHYGQVKLMYPLISSVEEVRAANAVLAEAKQELEQEGQPYNRDLQVGVMIEVPAAVIIADLLAGEVDFFSIGTNDLVQFTLAVDRMNEEISHLYEPFHPAVLRMLKLTIDAARRSGIKVGVCGELAGDVKALPIWLSLDVDELSISSHSLLQVKERLLRTRQEDSRLLLPKLLECRTSAGIHELLGKFMDENDARRQSASIS encoded by the coding sequence ATGATACAAGGTATTGGAGCGTCAGCAGGCATAGCGATCGGAAAATCTTTCGTATTGCCCAGCTGGGAGTGGGAGCTGCCGGAGCAGCGCATCGATGTTGCTGATTTTGCCCGTGAGTTCGAGCGAGTATATGAAGGCATCCGAACGTCAAAATTCGAAATCGAGCAAATGAAGGACGAGCTGCGGGAAGTGGTTGGTCCTTCGGAAACCCATATTTTTGACGCGCATCTTGCGATTTTGGACGACCCGGTGTTTATGAATGAAATTCAAGGCATTATTAGCCGGCAATACAAGGCAGCAGAGGTAGCAGTCAAGGAAGCGATCGATCATTTTGTGACGATGTTTGATTTGCTGGATGATGAATATATGAAGGAGCGTGCGCTGGATATAAAGGATGTCGGCAATCGGCTGCTCAAGCATTTGCTTGGCGTGCCGGAAATTAAGCTTCCGTCCAACACAAAGCCGTTTATTCTCGTCGCCAAGGAGCTTTCGCCTTCGCAGCTTGCCCATATAAATCCGCAAAATGTACTTGGCATTGTTACGCTGGCAGGGAGCACGACTTCCCATTCCGCTATTATGGCGAGGGCGCTCGGCGTTCCGCTCGTCGTTGGAGTGGAAGCGAAGCTGGAGGAACCGATTCAGACGGGACAGATGATCGTGCTCGATGGCGGTGACGGTGTCATGTATGTACAGCCGGCTCAGGAGATTGTGGCGCTATATTCAGCGAAACAGCGGCAGCAGCAGGAAGCGAAAACCCGTCTGCGCGATATCGTCGATCATAAGCCGATAACGCCGGATGGCAAGCGGCTGGAGCTTGCGGCCAATATCAGCTCCTTCAAAGAGCTGGAAATTGCTTTATCGAGCGGGGCGCATGGCGTAGGCTTGTTCCGCACCGAGTTTTTATATATGGACCGCAATCGCTTCCCACTGGAGGAGGAGCAGTTCGACGTATACCGCAGCGTAGCGGAGAAGCTGGAAGGCAAAACGGTCATTATTAGGACGCTTGATATAGGCGGTGACAAGCAGCTCGATTATTTTAATATTGCTGAGGAAGACAATCCGTTTCTAGGCTATCGTGCCATCCGCATCTCACTGGATCGTAAGGATCTGTTTAAAGTACAGCTTAGGGCGATATTGCGGGCAAGCCATTATGGACAGGTTAAGCTGATGTATCCGCTCATTTCCTCGGTTGAGGAAGTACGTGCAGCAAATGCAGTATTAGCTGAGGCGAAGCAGGAGCTGGAGCAGGAGGGCCAGCCGTATAACCGGGATTTGCAGGTTGGTGTCATGATCGAGGTTCCGGCTGCGGTTATTATTGCTGATTTGCTGGCAGGCGAGGTCGATTTTTTCAGCATTGGCACGAATGATTTGGTGCAGTTCACCCTTGCTGTAGACCGAATGAATGAGGAGATTTCGCATTTGTACGAGCCATTCCATCCCGCAGTGCTGCGGATGCTTAAGCTCACGATTGATGCGGCGCGCCGAAGCGGCATTAAGGTGGGGGTATGCGGAGAGCTGGCTGGCGATGTCAAGGCGCTGCCAATATGGCTGAGCCTTGATGTCGATGAGCTTAGTATTTCATCGCATTCGCTGCTGCAGGTGAAAGAGCGGCTGCTCCGCACAAGGCAGGAAGACAGCCGCTTGCTGCTTCCGAAGCTGCTGGAATGCCGCACGAGTGCGGGCATTCATGAGCTGCTTGGAAAGTTTATGGATGAAAATGATGCCAGAAGACAAAGCGCCTCTATTTCTTAA
- a CDS encoding glucose PTS transporter subunit IIA produces the protein MNILGSLQQLGRAFMLPMIVLPAAAIFSSLSQLPWDYIGLPQLTLYLQAASHAIFTYLPYLFAVGIALGMTGNALAAALSALGGMFIYVGITQTAVPEIEPTVFIGTLMGIISGFSYERFKNLRLPEYIQFFGGPRFVPLFVSFISVLFSIFMIGLTPYIERMLEELGNIVASGGGFGVFLYGFVHRILVVFGLHHLVSHVFWFQIGGYTTADGTTVYGDLPRFFSGDPTAGVFMAGMYPTMMFALPAIALAIIHEAREDLKPKIRKTFMYAALASFLTGVTEPVEFAFLFVAPYLFVVHALLSGVIMWVTYELGIRHGFSFSGGAIDFIVNEHLATRGWLLIPIGIVVGLIYYFLFRWAIDRFQIPTPGREEGSHLDEWAGDIPQRAPLILQAIGGKDNIVKMESCITRLRLKVANEKQLDIAALRNLGAAGVIRLGGGNVQVVFGTYSELIRGEILNTIQRDQEQVLFSSPMQGKMIALSEVPDPIFSGKLVGDGVAFIPDKGELVSPVKGEVIHIYPTMHAIGIRTPEGLEVLLHIGIDTSLLGGKGYFKSAVKEGDKVLPGDLLIRFNLQQVRKESKSLATPMVITNSDLVRSWRFAPYKTVKKGQSSVMSVVLKEIQVGGERP, from the coding sequence GTGAATATATTAGGAAGCCTGCAGCAGCTCGGAAGAGCATTTATGCTGCCAATGATTGTGCTTCCAGCAGCAGCTATATTTTCGAGCCTCAGTCAATTGCCATGGGATTATATTGGATTGCCGCAGCTAACGCTTTATTTGCAGGCTGCAAGTCATGCCATTTTTACTTACCTTCCTTATTTGTTTGCGGTAGGCATTGCGCTTGGCATGACAGGAAATGCGCTTGCAGCTGCTTTATCGGCACTCGGCGGGATGTTCATTTATGTAGGCATCACGCAGACAGCTGTGCCGGAAATTGAGCCGACGGTGTTTATCGGAACGTTGATGGGCATTATCTCAGGCTTTAGTTATGAACGATTTAAAAATTTGCGTTTGCCTGAATACATACAGTTTTTTGGAGGGCCGCGGTTTGTACCGCTGTTCGTCAGCTTTATATCGGTCTTATTTTCCATATTTATGATTGGACTCACGCCATATATTGAACGGATGCTTGAAGAGCTTGGCAACATTGTAGCTTCAGGAGGCGGGTTCGGTGTTTTTCTTTACGGCTTTGTCCATCGGATTTTGGTCGTGTTTGGTCTGCACCATCTCGTCAGCCATGTTTTCTGGTTCCAGATTGGCGGTTATACGACGGCGGATGGGACAACCGTATATGGCGACTTGCCGCGGTTTTTCTCTGGAGATCCGACAGCAGGCGTGTTTATGGCGGGGATGTATCCGACGATGATGTTTGCATTGCCCGCTATCGCGCTTGCCATTATTCATGAGGCAAGGGAGGATCTTAAGCCGAAAATCCGCAAAACGTTTATGTACGCGGCGCTTGCCTCCTTTTTGACCGGTGTGACCGAGCCTGTGGAATTTGCCTTTCTGTTCGTTGCGCCATATTTGTTCGTCGTTCATGCACTGCTCTCAGGCGTCATTATGTGGGTGACGTATGAGCTGGGCATTCGCCACGGTTTTTCATTCTCTGGCGGAGCGATTGATTTTATCGTCAACGAGCATTTGGCTACGCGGGGCTGGCTGCTCATACCCATTGGTATTGTGGTCGGGCTCATTTATTATTTTCTGTTTCGCTGGGCGATCGACCGTTTTCAAATACCGACTCCAGGGCGCGAGGAAGGCTCGCATCTCGATGAGTGGGCTGGCGATATTCCGCAGCGTGCGCCGCTTATTTTACAGGCGATTGGCGGCAAGGACAATATTGTGAAAATGGAATCATGCATTACGCGGCTGCGATTGAAGGTAGCCAATGAGAAGCAGCTTGATATCGCGGCGCTGCGCAATTTGGGAGCAGCCGGGGTCATTCGGCTTGGCGGCGGCAATGTGCAGGTTGTCTTCGGCACATATTCGGAGCTGATCCGCGGTGAAATTTTGAATACGATTCAGCGGGATCAAGAGCAGGTGCTGTTCAGCTCGCCGATGCAAGGAAAGATGATCGCGCTCAGCGAAGTGCCCGATCCGATTTTTTCCGGCAAGCTGGTTGGCGACGGTGTTGCTTTCATACCGGATAAAGGAGAGCTTGTCTCGCCCGTCAAAGGGGAAGTTATTCATATTTACCCGACGATGCATGCGATTGGCATTCGAACGCCGGAAGGGCTTGAGGTGCTGCTTCATATCGGCATTGACACGTCCCTGCTTGGCGGCAAAGGTTATTTCAAATCCGCTGTCAAAGAAGGGGACAAGGTGCTTCCAGGCGACTTGCTCATCCGCTTTAATTTGCAGCAGGTTCGCAAGGAAAGCAAATCGCTGGCGACTCCGATGGTCATTACCAATTCGGATCTCGTGCGTTCATGGCGATTCGCACCGTATAAAACCGTTAAAAAAGGACAATCTTCCGTAATGTCAGTAGTGCTTAAAGAGATACAAGTTGGAGGGGAAAGGCCATGA
- a CDS encoding VanZ family protein: MKQTIVKRTVRVLRCIPAVFGMAAIFAASATTGEEMNTLLPFFQKLFPQMASFDWGHFVAYFMLAATIDFAIGARADRLGIKVLIVLLCGLYGITDEFHQSFVGGRMPDVADVRNDMIGATVWVILVALPPVRRLWRRIAR, encoded by the coding sequence ATGAAGCAAACCATAGTAAAGCGTACGGTGAGGGTGCTTCGCTGTATTCCAGCCGTATTCGGCATGGCAGCGATTTTTGCCGCATCAGCGACGACAGGCGAAGAGATGAATACGCTGCTGCCCTTTTTTCAAAAGCTGTTCCCGCAAATGGCGAGCTTTGATTGGGGACATTTTGTCGCATATTTTATGCTTGCTGCTACCATCGATTTCGCAATCGGTGCAAGAGCCGATCGTCTAGGCATCAAAGTGCTGATCGTACTGCTGTGCGGCCTCTATGGCATTACAGACGAATTTCATCAATCTTTCGTAGGCGGCAGAATGCCGGATGTGGCCGATGTTCGCAATGACATGATTGGAGCGACTGTGTGGGTTATTCTAGTGGCACTACCGCCAGTACGCCGGTTATGGCGGCGCATCGCTCGGTAA
- a CDS encoding type 1 glutamine amidotransferase domain-containing protein: MSLHNKTVICLLDDEFEDLELWYPVYRVREAGATVLYAGPEKGKKHIGKYGVPAVADLSFDEVNSSDIIGLLVPGGWAPDKLRRYPKVLELVQELDAAGKPIGQICHAGWVLISAKILQGRKVTSTPGIRDDMENAGAEWFDEAVVVDGNLISARRPPDLPPYAKAFVDALEQYKGQA, encoded by the coding sequence GTGTCCTTACACAATAAAACCGTTATTTGCCTGCTGGATGATGAATTTGAAGATTTGGAGCTATGGTATCCGGTATATCGCGTGCGCGAGGCGGGAGCTACCGTTCTTTATGCAGGTCCTGAGAAGGGCAAGAAGCATATTGGAAAATATGGCGTACCCGCCGTTGCCGACCTCAGCTTTGATGAAGTGAACAGCAGCGATATTATTGGTCTGCTCGTTCCTGGAGGCTGGGCACCGGACAAGCTCCGCCGCTACCCTAAAGTGCTTGAGCTTGTGCAGGAGCTTGATGCTGCCGGCAAGCCGATTGGCCAAATTTGCCATGCCGGCTGGGTGCTTATTTCCGCTAAAATATTGCAAGGCCGCAAGGTCACTTCCACGCCTGGCATTCGTGACGATATGGAAAATGCCGGTGCCGAATGGTTTGACGAGGCGGTTGTCGTAGACGGAAACCTCATTTCTGCGAGACGTCCGCCGGATCTTCCGCCATACGCCAAAGCTTTCGTTGACGCCTTAGAGCAATACAAAGGCCAAGCGTAA